Proteins encoded within one genomic window of Gadus chalcogrammus isolate NIFS_2021 chromosome 6, NIFS_Gcha_1.0, whole genome shotgun sequence:
- the nipbla gene encoding nipped-B-like protein A isoform X2 yields MNGDMPHVPITTLAGIASLTDLLNQLPLPSPLPATTTKSLLYNGRIAEDVTCLLACRDENLVSQLAHGLNQVSTEHIELKDNLGSDEPEGDAPLLLQTMLARNPGIFREKNVMQQQQMVPQYKLPQNSMHSPAQSGNFQQAAISPNPSSRFVSPQTGSSSRYMGQNSPVPSPYTPQSPAPGYMQQYPHPQQPPSYSQHQQIQQVSVASPMVSGGIRNLHEGKVSGQMANATNHHPDRHGTDDYLNIVHRLGNEEGDASMRNAFPLRSPQSGCSPAGSEGTPKPGSRPPLILQSPPPYAVSPREGGPDQKQQAQQRKKGPAVKEEKDMYDIVSSPNKDSTKLTLKLSRVKSNESDPPSDAMPGMDQNSENMDTELGFQQVPVLQQNLGARQQQTGGSSGLQPPSSPYDEAELDALAEIERIEREAASEKCSKEVQDKDKPLKKRKQDSFPLVPGAGGPGGPTGAPGSGSAGGGNAGKLTPQEATAAGNGASRPPLMVSIDLQQAGRADGQLDPCLAAPIPALEAQRWPEEPASGPAAAEGSDTVLRLKPDGRPEVIKNRVDKHEGRREGRESSKHRHDGKPNSERRSESTKSSNRGEHGRDRERDRDRESERDRRHRPEAGGEARDRRSPEARHRADRADRGDRGERPDRSDRPERSDRGDRSGFRSSSAGEPGRSSGRQEGSKSSSSSSKIPDSFPVHLLGGQSGSLKNFQIPKVKRDKDGNVSTPAVEPHGWTQPKVKLERLGLVEDFAKRPKPVVVLKKLSIDQVQRIIRHSKSGKNRHSSSKSGKSGSMDPTVLKELPPELLAEIESTMPLCERVKVNKRKRSTVNERPKYAEVDSDDDNADANGESARKRQKRDKVERVDKPCEQEERERRGSGEHRRSSGGHREGSGRRGSGSRYRDSEEDESPPPSISEVARKMKMKEKQKKRKAYEPKLTHEELMDSSTFKRFLNSIDNIMENLEDADFTNIDDDEIPQEMLLGKHQLNELGSESAKIKAMGISSRIPSDKLVKLLNILEKNIQDGSRLTTLMNHDHDGEDEERLWRDLIMERVTKSADACLTALHIMTSVHMPKAVYIEDVIERVLQYTKFHLQNTLYPQYDPVYRVDPHGGGLLSSRAKRAKCSTHKQRVIIMLYNKVCDIVTNLSELLEIQLLTDTTILQVSSMGITPFFVENVSELQLCAIKLVTAVFSRYEKHRQLILEEIFTSLARLPTSKRSLRNFRLNSSDKDGEPLFIQMVTALVLQLIQCVVHLPNDKDALDEYDSKMDQDLLITNSYECAMRTAQNFLSVFLKKCGSKQGEEDYRPLFENFVQDLLSTVNKPEWPAAELLLSLLGRLLVHQFSNKQTEMALRVASLDYLGTVAARLRKDAVTSKMDQKSINRILQEAPGNDETQQLQKALLDYLEENAETDASLVFARKFYIAQWFRDTTTEAEKSMRNQNPKDEDSSDDKHHAKEVETTGEIMQRAEKRKKFLRNIIKTSPAQFATLKMNSDTVDYEDSCLIVRYLASMRPFSQSFDIYLTQILRVLGESAIAVRTKAMKCLSEVVAVDPSILARSDMQRGVHGRLMDNSTSVREAAVELLGRFVLSRPQLTEQYYDMLIERILDTGISVRKRVIKILRDICLEQPTFNKVTEMCVRMIRRVNDEEGIKKLVNETFQKLWFTPTPAHDKEAMTRKILNITDVVDACKDTGYDWFEQLLQNLFKTEEDATYKPAKKACIQLVDNLVEHILKYEESLAGAVHAPVESKGVNSTRQVACITTLYLFSKIRAQLMVKHAMTMQPYLTTKCNTANDFMVICNVAKILELVVPLMEHPSETFLVTIEEDLMKLIIKYGMTVVQHCVSCLGAVVNRVTHNYKYVWACFNRFYGALNKLKVQHLEDPNTTTLAANKPFLLRSLFTVGALGRHFDFDLEEFKGPNKIVIKEKVLELLLYFTKHEDEEVKTKAIIGLGFLVIMHPSQMFVPDVKNLYNGILADSASSINLKIQILKNLQTYLQEEDSRMQEADREWKKLSKQEDLKEMGDISSGMSSSIMQLYLKQVLEAFFHTQSSVRHFALNVIALTLNQGLIHPVQCVPYLIAMGTDPEPSMRNKADQQLVEIDKKYTGFIHMKAVAGMKMSYQVQQAIVSSRRALIRGWRQDETNSALCAHLFSMVRSNRQHRRAFLISLLNLFDDSAKMDVNMLLFIADNLACFPYQSQEEPLFIMHHIDITLSVSGSNLLQTFKEFLLKEPGRKEKKEKKEKKVKKEHKAVSDSEEEEKMNCDSPGSDEARSGHSEDDEEEVVRRPKKSRKPVAESESSESDLEDLDIEDAEKVLRRLPENPTALMDFANAVQGILLLLVLKQHLKNQYGFSDSKIQKYSPTESAKIYDKAVNRKSTVHFNPRQTLDFISNNIAHATLTNDIKKRIVKQYLDFKVLMEHLDPDEEDEEGEASASANIRNKAINALLGGSGPATGANTRNQPGPETDDDDSEGDERTPGSSRRSKRSGDSSDPGRMNEHVDSMDVIALCCPKYKDRPQIARVIQKTSNGYSIHWMAGSYSGPWAEAKKRDGRKLVPWVDTIKESDIIYKKIAMTSNHKLSNKVVQTLRSLYAAREGGAS; encoded by the exons ACgtcatgcagcagcagcaaatGGTACCGCAGTACAAACTCCCCCAGAATTCCATGCATAGTCCAGCACAGTCGGGAAACTTTCAGCAGGCTGCCATTTCTCCCAACCCATCAAG CCGCTTCGTGTCGCCCCAGACTGGTTCCAGTAGCAGGTACATGGGTCAGAACAGCCCCGTGCCCAGCCCCTACACTCCTCAGAGCCCTGCACCTGGCTACATGCAGCAGTACCCTCACCCTCAACAGCCCCCaagctacagccagcaccaacAGATACAGCAAG TATCTGTGGCTAGCCCCATGGTTTCTGGGGGCATAAGGAACCTGCATGAGGGAAAAGTATCTGGTCAGATGGCAAACGCTACCAACCACCACCCCGACCGGCATGGCACTGACGACTACCTGAACATTGTGCACCGACTCGGGAATGAG GAGGGGGACGCATCCATGAGAAACGCCTTCCCGCTGAGGTCTCCCCAATCTGGCTGCTCTCCAGCGGGAAGTGAAGGGACACCGAAAC CGGGTTCCCGGCCTCCCCTGATCTTGCAGTCACCCCCTCCTTACGCAGTTTCTCCGAGGGAGGGCGGGCCAGACCAGAAGCAACAGGCGCAACAGAGGAAAAAGGGCCCTGCTGTCAAAGAGGAGAAGGATATGTATGACATAGTCAGTTCTCCGAACAAGGACTCCACTAAGCTCACGCTCAAACTGTCCAGGGTCAAGTCCAACGAGTCGGACCCCCCAA GTGACGCTATGCCAGGCATGGACCAGAATTCTGAAAACATGGATACTGAGCTGGGCTTCCAGCAGGTGCCTGTGCTTCAACAAAACCTAGGGGCACGCCAACAGCAGACGGGAGGCTCCAGCGGCCTTCAGCCGCCTTCTTCCCCTTATGACGAGGCAGAATTGGATGCTTTGGCTGAGATCgagaggatagagagggaggctgCCAGCGAGAAATGTTCAAAGGAGGTGCAAGACAAAG acaaGCCGTTGAAGAAGAGAAAGCAGGACTCTTTCCCCCTGGTGCCTGGTgcaggggggcctggggggcccaCAGGAGCCCCAGGCAGTGGCTCGGCAGGAGGCGGCAACGCTGGCAAACTGACCCCACAAGAAGCTACTGCTGCTGGGAACGGAGCAAGCCGCCCTCCCCTTATGGTGAGCATCGACCTCCAGCAGGCAGGCAGAGCAGACGGCCAACTAGACCCGTGTCTCGCTGCACCTATTCCGGCCCTCGAGGCCCAACGTTGGCCCGAGGAGCCAGCTAGCGGCCCGGCCGCGGCGGAAGGCTCCGACACGGTCTTGCGGTTGAAGCCGGACGGGAGACCCGAGGTGATCAAGAACCGGGTGGACAAGCACGAAGGCAGGAGAGAGGGCAGGGAGTCGTCGAAGCACCGCCACGACGGAAAGCCCAACTCGGAGCGACGCAGCGAGTCGACAAAGTCATCGAACCGCGGGGAACATGGCCGGGACAGAGAGCGCGACAGGGACCGAGAGTCGGAGCGGGACAGAAGGCATCGACCCGAGGCCGGTGGAGAGGCCCGCGACAGGCGGTCACCTGAGGCACGCCACCGTGCTGACCGTGCGGATCGCGGTGACCGCGGTGAACGCCCCGACCGTAGCGATCGCCCCGAACGAAGCGACCGCGGAGATAGATCCGGGTTCAGGTCCAGTTCCGCCGGAGAGCCTGGTCGGAGCAGCGGCCGTCAAGAAGGGTCCAAATCTTCTTCCTCTAGTTCCAAGATTCCAGACTCCTTCCCTGTTCACCTGCTGGGAGGGCAGAGTGGCTCGCTGAAGAACTTCCAGATCCCTAAG GTGAAACGCGACAAAGACGGCAACGTGTCGACGCCTGCGGTAGAACCGCACGGCTGGACGCAGCCCAAGGTGAAGCTCGAGAGACTGGGCCTGGTGGAGGACTTTGCAAAGAGGCCAAAGCCTGTAGTGGTGCTGAAGAAGCTCTCCATCGACCAGGTCCAGAGGATCATCCGACACAGCAAGTCTGGAAAGAACAGGCACTCTTCAAGCAAGTCTGGGAAAA GTGGCAGCATGGACCCCACGGTGCTGAAGGAGCTGCCTCCAGAGCTGCTGGCCGAGATCGAGTCCACCATGCCACTGTGCGAGCGCGTGAAGGTGAACAAGAGGAAGCGAAGCACCGTCAACGAGCGGCCAAAGTACGCCGAGGTGGACTCGGACGACGACAACGCCGACGCCAACGGAGAAT CCGCGAGGAAGCGCCAGAAACGGGACAAAGTGGAACGCGTGGACAAGCCGTGTGAGCAGGAAGAGCGGGAGCGGCGGGGGTCAGGGGAGCACcggcggagcagcgggggccacCGCGAGGGCAGTGGCCGGCGGGGCTCGGGCAGCCGGTACCGGGACTCTGAGGAGGACGAGTCCCCACCGCCCAGCATCAGTGAAG TTGCGCgaaagatgaagatgaaggagaaacagaagaagaggaaagcaTACGAGCCTAAGCTGACCCACGAGGAGCTGATGGACTCGTCGACGTTCAAGAGATTCCTGAACAGCATCGACAACATCATGGAGAACTTGGAGGACGCAGACTTCACGAATATAG ATGATGATGAGATTCCGCAGGAGATGTTGCTGGGTAAACACCAGCTGAACGAGTTGGGCAGTGAGTCAGCAAAGATCAAGGCTATGGGCATCTCCAGCAGG ATCCCTTCTGATAAACTGGTGAAGCTGCTTAACATCCTAGAGAAAAACATTCAGGATGGCTCCAGGCTCACCACACTGATGAACCAT GACCACGACGGCGAGGACGAGGAGAGGCTGTGGCGAGACCTCATCATGGAGAGAGTCACCAAGTCGGCAGACGCCTGCCTCACCGCCCTGCACATCATGACCTCCGTGCACATGCCCAAGGCGGTATACATCGAGGACGTCATCGAGCGCGTGCTCCAGTACACCAAGTTCCACCTGCAGAACACTCTCTATCCTCAGTACGACCCCGTCTATAGGGTTGACCCCCATGGAG GAGGGTTGTTGAGCTCGAGGGCCAAACGGGCTAAATGCTCCACACACAAGCAGCGAGTGATCATCATGCTGTACAACAAGGTCTGTGACATTGTGACAAACCTATCGGAGCTGCTGGAGATCCAGCTCCTTACAGACACCACTATCCTCCAG GTTTCTTCCATGGGGATCACTCCATTCTTTGTGGAGAACGTGAGCGAGCTGCAACTGTGCGCCATCAAGCTAGTCACGGCG GTGTTCTCGCGCTACGAGAAGCATCGGCAGCTGATCCTGGAAGAAATCTTCACCTCTTTGGCCCGGCTGCCTACAAGCAAACGATCCCTGAGGAATTTCCG ACTGAACAGCTCGGACAAGGACGGAGAGCCTCTCTTCATCCAGATGGTGACCGCCTTGGTGCTGCAGCTGATCCAGTGTGTCGTCCACCTGCCCAACGATAAGGACGCCCTGGACGAGTACGACAGCAAG ATGGACCAGGATCTGCTGATTACCAACTCCTATGAGTGCGCCATGAGGACAGCACAGAACTTCCTGTCGGTCTTCCTTAAAAA GTGTGGCAGTAAGCAGGGTGAAGAGGACTACCGGCCCTTGTTTGAGAACTTTGTCCAGGACCTGCTGTCTACGGTCAACAAGCCGGAGTGGCCCGCTGCGGAGCTGCTGCTCAGCCTGCTTGGCAGGCTCCTG GTGCACCAGTTCAGTAACAAGCAGACTGAGATGGCTCTGAGGGTGGCCTCTCTGGACTACCTGGGGACCGTGGCTGCTCGCCTCAGGAAGGATGCCGTCACCAGCAAAATGGACCAGAAGTCAATCAACCGCATCTTGCAAGAG gCGCCAGGTAATGATGAGACCCAGCAGCTGCAGAAGGCATTACTGGACTACTTGGAGGAAAATGCAGAAACCGACGCGTCCTTGGTT TTTGCCCGAAAGTTCTACATCGCGCAGTGGTTCCGGGACACCACCACGGAGGCGGAGAAGTCCATGCGGAACCAGAACCCCAAGGACGAGGACTCGTCCGACGACAAGCACCACGCCAAGGAGGTCGAGACCACCGGCGAGATCATGCAGCGCGCCGAAAAGCGCAAGAAGTTCCTCCGCAACATCATCAAGACTTCGCCGGCGCAGTTCGCCACACTCAA AATGAACTCTGACACTGTGGACTATGAGGACTCCTGTCTGATTGTGCGTTATTTGGCCTCTATGAGGCCGTTTTCCCAGAGCTTTGATATTTATTTAACACAG ATCTTGCGAGTCCTCGGGGAGAGTGCCATCGCTGTAAGGACTAAAGCCATGAAGTGTCTCTCTGAGGTGGTGGCCGTGGATCCCAGTATACTGGCCCGG TCGGACATGCAGAGAGGCGTCCATGGCCGGCTGATGGACAACTCCACCAGCGTGAGGGAGGCCGCCGTGGAGCTGCTGGGTCGCTTCGTGCTCAGCAGGCCCCAGCTCACTGAGCAGTACTACGACATGCTCATAGAGAGGATACTG GACACTGGTATCAGTGTCAGGAAGCGGGTGATCAAGATTCTGAGGGACATTTGTCTGGAGCAGCCCACCTTCAACAAGGTCACTGAGATGTGTGTAAGGATGATCCGCAGGGTGAACGACGAGGAGGGTATCAAG AAACTGGTAAACGAGACATTCCAGAAGCTGTGGTTTACGCCCACCCCAGCCCACGATAAGGAAGCCATGACCAGGAAAATCCTCAACATTACCGATGTG GTGGACGCATGCAAAGACACTGGCTACGACTGGTTTGAGCAACTGCTTCAAAAC TTGTTCAAAACTGAAGAAGACGCCACTTACAAACCTGCCAAAAAGGCTTGCATTCAGCTCGTGGACAATCTGGTGGAGCACATCCTCAAATACGAGGAGTCCCTTGCAG GTGCTGTGCATGCCCCTGTTGAGAGCAAGGGGGTGAACTCGACACGGCAGGTGGCTTGCATCACCACCCTCTACCTGTTCAGCAAGATCAGGGCCCAGCTCATGGTCAAGCACGCCATGACCATGCAACCCTACCTGACAACCAAGTGCAAC ACTGCCAATGACTTTATGGTCATTTGTAACGTGGCGAAGATTCTGGAGCTGGTGGTGCCTCTGATGGAGCACCCCAGTGAGACCTTCTTGGTCACCATAGAAGAAGACCTCATGAAGCTCATCATCAAGTATGGCATGACG GTGGTGCAACACTGTGTGAGCTGCCTCGGAGCGGTGGTGAACAGagtcacacacaactacaagtATGTCTGGGCTTGCTTCAACAGGTTTTATG GTGCGCTGAACAAGTTGAAGGTCCAGCACCTTGAGGACCCGAACACCACCACGCTGGCCGCCAACAAGCCCTTCCTCCTGCGCTCGCTCTTCACCGTGGGCGCCCTCGGGCGACACTTTGACTTTGACCTGGAGGAGTTCAAGGGCCCCAACAAG ATTGTGATCAAGGAGAAGGTGCTTGAGCTTCTGCTGTACTTCACCAAgcatgaggatgaggaggtcaAGACCAAAGCCATCATTGGTTTAG GCTTCCTTGTGATCATGCACCCCAGCCAGATGTTTGTGCCCGACGTGAAGAACCTGTACAATGGCATTTTGGCCGACAGCGCCTCCTCCATCAACCTCAAGATCCAGATCCTGAAGAACTTGCAGACCTACCTTCAGGAAGAGGACTCACGGATGCAGGAGGCTGACCGGGAAT GGAAGAAGCTGTCGAAGCAGGAGGACCTGAAGGAGATGGGGGACATCTCCTCGGGTATGAGCAGCTCCATCATGCAGCTCTACTTGAAGCAGGTGCTAGAGGCCTTCTTCCACACCCAGTCCAGTGTACGGCACTTCGCACTCAACGTCATCGCTCTTACCCTCAACCAGGGCCTCATTCACCCAGTGCAG tGCGTTCCATACCTCATTGCCATGGGAACAGACCCAGAGCCCAGTATGAGGAACAAAGCAGACCAGCAGCTGGTGGAGATCGATAAAAAGTACACCGGGTTCATCCAT ATGAAGGCGGTGGCGGGGATGAAGATGTCGTACCAGGTGCAGCAGGCCATCGTCTCGTCGCGCCGTGCCCTGATCAGGGGCTGGCGGCAGGACGAGACCAACTCTGCGCTCTGCGCCCATCTCTTCAGCATGGTGCGGAGCAACCGGCAGCACCGCCGCGCCttcctcatctccctcctcaACCTCTTCGACGACAGTGcc AAGATGGACGTCAACATGCTTCTCTTCATCGCCGACAACCTGGCCTGTTTCCCCTACCAGAGCCAGGAGGAGCCCCTCTTCATCATGCACCACATAGACATCACTCTGTCCGTGTCCGGAAGCAACCTTCTGCAGACCTTCAAAGAG TTTTTGCTGAAGGAGCCTGGgcggaaggagaagaaggagaagaaggagaagaaggtgaagaAGGAGCATAAGGCCGTGTCGGAcagcgaggaggaagagaagatgaACTGCGACTCTCCCGGGAGTGACGAGGCCCGGAGCGGCCACAgcgaggacgacgaggaggaggtggtacgGCGGCCCAAGAAGTCCAGAAAACCTGTCGCGGAATCCGAGAGCTCGGAGTCGGACCTGGAGGATCTGGACATCGAGGACGCGGAGAAGGTGTTGAGGCGGCTGCCGGAGAATCCCACTGCGCTGATGGACTTTGCCAACGCCGTGCAGGGGATCCTGCTATTGCTGGTGCTCAAACAGCACCTCAAGAACCAATACGGATTTTCTGATAG TAAAATTCAGAAGTACTCGCCAACGGAGTCCGCCAAGATTTACGACAAGGCGGTGAACAGAAAAAGTACGGTTCACTTTAACCCGCGACAGACACTCGACTTCATCTCAAACAACATCGCCCACGCCACGCTCACCAATGACATCAAGAAACGGATAGTCAAGCAGTACCTAGAC TTCAAGGTACTGATGGAACATCTCGACcccgacgaggaggacgaggagggcgaAGCCTCGGCCAGCGCTAACATCCGAAACAAAGCCATAAACGCCCTTCTGGGAGGCTCCGGCCCCGCAACGGGCGCCAACACACGGAACCAGCCGGGCCCCGagaccgacgacgacgacagCGAGGGAGATGAGAGAACCCCTGGG